The following nucleotide sequence is from Nocardioides daedukensis.
ATAGAACCCATCCAAGCCCACTGCATCGTCATAGGGACGGTTGGATCCTTCTGGACGATAGACGGTTCGAATGGCCAGGGCAGCCCGGAGCTGTCCTGGCTTCCAGATCCCTTGCTGGGTCGGCATAAGCCTGAATGTTTCGCCACCCAGAGTGAGGTTGCTGGTGTCCTCTTGGGTGAACGTCTCCTTGCCTGCGGCGCGTTGCTTGTCCAGCCACGCAAAGGCGGCGTGCCTGATCGCCAGCTCGCGGAGACGCTCGGTGGGAGTCACACAAGGATCATTGCAGGATGCGTGGGCGGCCGTGTTTCTTTCGCGGCGACATCACGTGCCTAATCAGCCCGACTGTCCGGATCGAGGCGAACTCGGGCTAAGGGAGGAAGGTCAAGAAGCGTCGATCCACCGTCGCAACGCGATGACGACCTCGGCGTCCCCGTAGCCGTCGCCGCCAGTCCAGGGATCGGCTGCGGTGCCTTGCAGCCAGGCCACCACCTCGGATGGGTCGGCATGGCCGCCGGCTTCCAACGCAGCACGCACAATCTCCCCCTCCGGCATGTCCACACGTCGGCGTAGCCAGCCGATCCCATCCTCGGTGTCGAATATGATCCAGTCCGGTGAGGCGTCCAGTGTGACGCAGGCACAGATGGTCAGCGCATGGCGGGCACGGCCATGCCAATCTCCCGCAGGGTGACGCCCCGAAGCACGGTCAAGCAATTCCTCGATGAGCCCCACCGATGGGTCCTCGGTTGGCTGCGTTGAGTGTCGCTTCCCGAACATGGTCACACCGTAGCCGTCCGCAGGTGGAGAGCACGCACTTCGAACATCTTCACGTGCCCGATATGCGGCTACTAGACGATTCCCTTAGGACCGGCGTCTGGCCAGACTCGGTCCAGGTGATCGACGGGCGGCTCTCCATGCGGCTGCCCACCGGCTGTTCTGGTGTGGCTCACTATCGGTCTGCGGCCCGCCGGTCACCGTGACGAGGCGTGGCTCAAGAAGGGACTGCCCTGCTCGTAGTAGCAATGCCCACCTCGCCGTCCACATCGGAACGAGCACAGGCGGGAGCAGCACATGGAGCAGGTCATCATCGGGGTAGATCCCCACAAGTTGTCGGCCACCATCGAGGTCGTCGACCAGCATGAACAGCGACTCGGCTCGGGCCGGTTCACCACCGACCGCGCCGGCTACGCCGCGATGCGGAGCTACGCCAAGACCTGGCCGCAGCGGGTTTGGGCGGTTGAAGGCAGCAACGGTGCCGGGCGCCCACTCGCGCAGCGACTCCTTGAAGACGGTGAGCGCGTCGTCGACGTCCCGGCCAAGCTCGCCGCCCGAGTCCGGCTCTTCGACACCGGCCACAATCGCAAGACCGACGCCCACGACGCCCACGCGGTCGCCGCCGTCGCCGTGCGCACCAGCACCCTGCGCGTGCTGCAGTTCGACGGCGAGCTCGAGGCGCTCCGGATGCTCACGGACCGACGCGAAGCACTCACTCGCCGGCGGGTCCAGACCGTCGACCGACTTCAGGCTCTGCTCGCAGAACTCCTGCCAGGACAGGCGAAACGCGACATCACCACCGGTCAGGCCAAGACCATGCTCGCCTCTGTCCGGCCCCGCGACATCGCCGGCAAGACCCGCCGGCGCATCGCAGCCGAAGAGCTCGCCGAGCTGATCTCGGTCGAGGCCAAGATCAAGAAGGCCACCGCCGAGCTGAAGACGATCGTGCTGGCCCGCGGCTCCCGGTTGATGGATCTGCACGGCGTCGGGCCCGTCGTCGCTGCCCGGACCCTGGCCGACGTCGGCGACGTGACCCGCTTCGCCGACCGCAACCGGTTCGCGTCCTGGACCGGCACCGCGCCCTTGGACGCGTCTTCTGGTGAGCAGAACCGGCACCGGCTCTCCCGAGCCGGGAACCGGCGGATGAACCACATGATCCACATCGCCGCGATCAGCCAGATCCGCCTCGACACCGAGGGCCGCGCCTACTACCGGCGCAAGCGAGCCGAGGGCAAGAAGTCCCTCGAGGCGATCAGGTGTCTCAAGCGCAGGATCTCGGATGCGATCTACCGCCAGCTGCTCGAGGACGCACAGCGATCCGCTGTCGAAGACGTTGGCGCGAGTCCGGGAGGGCACTGCAGGGCGTCTCAAGAATCCAGCGCGGTCGACCTTCCCCTGCACATCGACACTTCGGATCAGCCACTTCCCGGACCCGCGGAGAAGACGCTACGCCGAACCGGTTGACAACAGAAGGGAGCCGGTATGACGCGCCGAACTTTGCCCCAAGGCTGAGGGCCGGGTCGAGAGACCCGGCCCTCCTGCGCCTTCAGCCGGCGTTCCTGGCTTGCACGTCTTGAATATGGCCCATGGCGAGTCGCCTGAACTTCCTTTCGGTGGCGTCAGCGCTCTGGCTTCGGCAGGAGATAGGCCGTTACGGTGCTGACGAGTTCGTGAACAGGCGTCTGGTGTGCAAGGACTAGCGCGGTCGCCGACGCGTCAGAGCGGGACGTAGGTTGGGTCACTCGATGACGCTAGTAGAGTGGGCCGGTGGCAAGGATCGGGTGGGCTGCACTTAGCGGCGAAGAGGTTGAGACCGTCGTGTCCAACCTGACGTACTGAATCGCCCCGGGTCTGATGGAGGCTCTCAATCCTGGGAAGGATGATGAGAGTCATGGCAGCACCGAGGAAGTACA
It contains:
- a CDS encoding IS110 family transposase; the encoded protein is MEQVIIGVDPHKLSATIEVVDQHEQRLGSGRFTTDRAGYAAMRSYAKTWPQRVWAVEGSNGAGRPLAQRLLEDGERVVDVPAKLAARVRLFDTGHNRKTDAHDAHAVAAVAVRTSTLRVLQFDGELEALRMLTDRREALTRRRVQTVDRLQALLAELLPGQAKRDITTGQAKTMLASVRPRDIAGKTRRRIAAEELAELISVEAKIKKATAELKTIVLARGSRLMDLHGVGPVVAARTLADVGDVTRFADRNRFASWTGTAPLDASSGEQNRHRLSRAGNRRMNHMIHIAAISQIRLDTEGRAYYRRKRAEGKKSLEAIRCLKRRISDAIYRQLLEDAQRSAVEDVGASPGGHCRASQESSAVDLPLHIDTSDQPLPGPAEKTLRRTG